Proteins encoded within one genomic window of Flavobacterium gilvum:
- a CDS encoding DUF6046 domain-containing protein, whose translation MTLDNQDILFASLMGSRSVDLIQNANILNNELANRVLPVIPFLPLKNQNNVLSQKGHAINLQDNWTTRDSIEEQKQFFPLSFSFTGGAGTNWLFPYEPMINISSGNNIVKRNVAKQGGNLIGTIKERWSRKDFDITVTGVLIGSIMQGKPEDCFPKDQLIQLFEFLKHSKEIYIFCHPLLLLGINKVVVEDYSFPFTKGENVQAYELKLTSDYSYNLLIKEEF comes from the coding sequence ATGACATTAGATAATCAAGATATATTATTCGCCAGTTTAATGGGAAGCCGTTCGGTTGATTTAATTCAGAATGCAAATATTCTGAATAATGAATTAGCTAATCGCGTATTGCCGGTTATTCCTTTTTTGCCTTTGAAAAACCAAAACAATGTTTTGTCTCAAAAAGGACATGCTATTAACCTGCAGGATAATTGGACCACAAGGGATTCGATAGAGGAGCAAAAGCAGTTCTTTCCGTTAAGCTTTTCCTTTACTGGAGGTGCTGGTACAAATTGGTTGTTTCCTTATGAACCAATGATCAACATTTCGTCTGGTAATAACATTGTGAAGAGGAATGTTGCCAAACAAGGAGGTAACCTTATCGGTACAATCAAGGAGCGTTGGAGCCGAAAAGACTTTGATATAACAGTAACAGGGGTTTTAATTGGAAGCATTATGCAGGGAAAGCCGGAGGATTGTTTTCCAAAGGATCAGCTTATCCAACTTTTTGAGTTTTTAAAGCATTCCAAAGAAATATACATATTCTGTCATCCTTTGCTATTGTTAGGAATCAATAAAGTTGTTGTGGAAGACTATAGTTTTCCATTTACCAAAGGTGAAAATGTGCAGGCGTATGAATTGAAGCTCACAAGTGATTATTCGTATAACCTTTTGATAAAAGAAGAATTTTAA
- a CDS encoding phage major capsid protein, with the protein MPANFAEVWLARVRQNLTTQDVAPWLDGIPELDTNVLEMGSGDASELNVIHIPRTSFNPDVLINNTAYPLAVQAYTDDETVVSLDKYQTKPTSISDDKIIGASYAVIDPATKSHTNAINTKKYTKAAHAIAPASHTAATPVIAATGAPRIAGGPASLTYEDIVNLKDALDAAEVSTEGRRLVLSTAHWNDLLVDRKNFGDKLVNYNTGMPAPVIAGFALYQYNGNPLYTNAGAKKAYGAVKAAGDRQGSFAFWTGQIAKKSGMTKQYFKEAKNDPEAQTNLLNYRHYFIAMPFDSKAIGAIY; encoded by the coding sequence ATGCCAGCAAATTTTGCAGAGGTTTGGTTAGCGAGAGTGCGCCAGAACCTAACTACACAAGATGTAGCTCCTTGGTTGGACGGAATCCCGGAACTTGACACAAACGTGTTGGAAATGGGTTCGGGTGACGCTTCTGAATTGAACGTGATTCACATTCCACGTACCTCATTCAACCCAGATGTATTAATCAATAATACTGCTTATCCTTTGGCTGTTCAAGCCTATACAGATGATGAGACAGTGGTAAGTTTGGATAAATACCAAACCAAGCCTACATCAATCTCTGATGATAAAATCATCGGTGCGTCGTATGCGGTTATTGATCCAGCAACAAAATCACATACTAATGCGATCAACACCAAAAAATACACAAAAGCAGCTCACGCGATTGCTCCGGCTTCCCATACTGCTGCTACTCCGGTTATTGCCGCTACAGGTGCGCCAAGAATTGCAGGCGGTCCAGCATCATTGACTTATGAGGACATCGTGAACTTAAAAGACGCATTGGATGCAGCTGAAGTTTCGACAGAAGGCAGACGTTTAGTGTTGTCAACAGCTCACTGGAATGATCTATTGGTTGACCGTAAAAACTTTGGAGACAAGTTGGTGAATTACAACACAGGTATGCCTGCGCCAGTAATTGCAGGTTTTGCCTTGTATCAATACAATGGGAATCCATTGTACACCAATGCAGGAGCCAAGAAAGCGTATGGTGCTGTTAAAGCTGCAGGAGACCGTCAAGGATCATTTGCTTTCTGGACTGGTCAAATTGCTAAAAAGTCAGGTATGACAAAGCAGTACTTCAAAGAAGCGAAAAACGACCCAGAAGCGCAAACCAATTTATTGAATTACAGACATTACTTCATTGCAATGCCTTTTGATTCAAAAGCAATCGGAGCGATTTACTAG
- a CDS encoding CHAP domain-containing protein — MIALGKKTLEVAITQLGVQEIPKNSNAGPAVEKYLKSVGLGKGYAWCMAFIYWCTKEAAKDLGVENPLFKTAGVLAMYNKEKDSVVTDPQPGDIMILDYGKGLGHTGIVEKVIGTDVHTIEGNTNDEGSREGYEVCRRVRKLSTIKGFLRL; from the coding sequence ATGATCGCATTAGGAAAAAAAACACTTGAAGTTGCAATCACCCAATTGGGAGTTCAAGAAATACCAAAAAACAGCAATGCAGGGCCAGCGGTAGAAAAATATTTAAAGTCCGTTGGACTTGGCAAAGGTTACGCTTGGTGCATGGCATTTATCTACTGGTGTACTAAAGAGGCAGCAAAAGATTTAGGGGTAGAAAACCCGCTTTTCAAAACAGCCGGAGTATTGGCCATGTACAACAAAGAAAAGGATTCAGTGGTAACTGATCCACAACCGGGCGATATAATGATCCTTGATTATGGAAAAGGATTAGGCCACACCGGAATAGTCGAAAAGGTGATCGGAACCGATGTTCACACTATTGAAGGGAATACCAACGACGAAGGAAGCCGTGAAGGCTATGAAGTTTGTCGAAGAGTTAGAAAATTATCAACAATAAAAGGATTTTTAAGATTATGA
- a CDS encoding DUF2586 family protein, whose protein sequence is MGKPHVNIAFENGNIGTVTTSPDGVNVIVSSAVANAGFALSTPYTVYSLNEAEALGIIPTIAGNYELHKTIKEFYAEAGNGMELWIYGLAKTKTLDELVAASETVLTSSNRRIRFVTIKYAPSVPDTDVEAGLREGFPATCAAAQAIAEQFTVDNTHPVVFILEAYNYSGVPADLIGFGDTTYNRVAVMIGDTEKRTGATASKGAAVGVLAGRIAKNQVHVNVGRVKDGALKPLTFYVVDIPVEQVNVGALYDKGFITLTTHIGKSGYYFVDDMLACELEDDYHFLTRRRVIDKAYVLANQTLTNFILDTVPLTNEGKIQAAYAKALEAEVERVIAQEMTAKGELSADVTVANDTGVNCVIDVTNNIAQDSTIKGRIGVRPHGYGRFLEFTIGFNTGQ, encoded by the coding sequence ATGGGAAAACCTCATGTAAATATAGCCTTTGAAAACGGCAACATTGGAACCGTTACCACTAGCCCTGACGGGGTGAATGTGATTGTTTCGAGTGCCGTTGCCAATGCAGGCTTTGCCCTGAGTACGCCTTATACGGTGTATTCGTTGAACGAAGCGGAAGCTTTGGGCATCATTCCCACGATAGCGGGGAATTACGAACTGCACAAAACCATTAAAGAGTTTTATGCTGAGGCGGGAAACGGAATGGAGCTTTGGATTTATGGCCTTGCAAAAACAAAAACACTTGATGAATTAGTTGCAGCAAGTGAGACGGTTTTGACATCATCAAACAGACGAATCCGTTTTGTGACGATAAAGTATGCTCCATCGGTTCCCGATACAGACGTAGAGGCTGGATTAAGAGAGGGCTTCCCTGCTACTTGTGCAGCGGCTCAGGCAATTGCAGAACAGTTCACAGTTGACAATACCCATCCAGTAGTTTTCATATTGGAGGCTTACAATTATTCAGGGGTACCGGCTGATTTAATTGGTTTTGGTGACACAACATATAACAGGGTTGCTGTGATGATTGGTGATACTGAAAAAAGAACTGGAGCGACTGCCTCAAAAGGTGCGGCTGTAGGGGTTTTGGCGGGTAGAATTGCCAAAAATCAAGTGCATGTAAACGTAGGACGCGTAAAAGACGGTGCATTGAAACCATTGACATTTTATGTGGTTGACATTCCTGTGGAACAGGTAAATGTAGGCGCCCTTTATGACAAAGGATTTATCACTTTAACCACTCACATAGGTAAAAGCGGTTACTACTTTGTCGATGACATGCTGGCTTGTGAGCTGGAGGATGATTACCACTTTTTGACCCGCAGACGTGTAATTGACAAAGCGTATGTTTTGGCAAACCAAACCTTAACCAACTTTATCCTGGACACCGTTCCATTGACAAACGAGGGTAAGATACAAGCGGCGTATGCAAAAGCATTAGAAGCTGAAGTAGAGCGAGTAATTGCACAGGAAATGACTGCTAAAGGGGAACTTTCGGCAGACGTTACTGTCGCAAATGATACAGGAGTTAATTGTGTGATTGATGTTACCAATAACATTGCACAGGATTCAACAATCAAAGGAAGAATTGGAGTACGTCCTCACGGATACGGAAGATTCTTGGAGTTTACAATCGGATTTAACACAGGTCAATAG
- a CDS encoding HK97 family phage prohead protease: MSKPPVIKPFVFNDETIENTYGFSILTEGIDLTRFSKNPVMLSDHWNSNWNVIGKWFDVKKDGSILTGLPDFDTEDKDAAAISGKVERGYINACSMGIIFDRENLTVVAGKVILTKCELVEVSIVPVPSNANAVRLMHADGKPMEEKEIQELSLSVIPGIKNPELNLNIDNMKKIILSVATLMALGFKDQPTDGLDVSDVEAKVLGLSKQVNDLTVKNEALELAAKTAKDAQEAATKLAATQKVDLAITQGKIPADKKEAFVQLGITSPEVLEATLAMIPEKQNFSAGVKTLTGNGAPEVKTMEDFQKLSFDAQLAFKNDNPEEYKKIVG, translated from the coding sequence ATGTCAAAACCACCTGTAATCAAGCCGTTTGTTTTTAATGATGAAACCATCGAGAACACCTATGGTTTTTCAATCCTTACCGAAGGAATAGACTTAACCCGATTTAGCAAAAATCCAGTTATGCTCTCCGACCACTGGAATTCGAATTGGAATGTTATTGGGAAATGGTTTGATGTGAAAAAAGACGGCTCCATTTTAACTGGTCTGCCTGATTTTGACACCGAAGACAAAGACGCAGCCGCAATTTCCGGCAAAGTCGAACGCGGTTACATCAATGCCTGTTCTATGGGCATCATCTTCGACAGGGAAAATCTTACTGTAGTGGCCGGAAAAGTCATTTTGACCAAGTGCGAGCTTGTGGAGGTGTCTATTGTTCCGGTTCCCTCCAATGCCAATGCCGTGCGCTTGATGCACGCCGATGGTAAACCGATGGAAGAGAAAGAAATTCAAGAGCTGTCTTTATCTGTTATTCCTGGTATTAAAAATCCCGAATTAAATCTAAACATTGATAACATGAAGAAAATCATTTTAAGCGTAGCCACGTTGATGGCATTGGGCTTTAAGGACCAGCCGACGGACGGACTGGATGTTTCGGATGTCGAAGCCAAAGTGTTGGGACTTTCCAAGCAGGTTAACGACCTAACTGTAAAAAACGAAGCGCTGGAATTGGCTGCAAAAACTGCCAAAGATGCACAAGAAGCTGCAACGAAGTTGGCGGCTACACAAAAAGTTGATTTGGCTATCACCCAAGGTAAAATTCCAGCAGACAAAAAAGAAGCTTTTGTCCAGTTGGGTATCACTTCGCCAGAAGTGTTGGAAGCAACTTTGGCAATGATCCCTGAAAAACAAAACTTTTCTGCAGGAGTGAAAACACTGACAGGAAATGGAGCACCCGAAGTGAAAACAATGGAAGATTTCCAAAAACTTTCATTCGATGCGCAATTAGCGTTCAAAAACGACAACCCAGAAGAGTACAAAAAAATAGTAGGATAA
- a CDS encoding phage holin family protein, whose protein sequence is MQEIYDYAFDFMKKFSPYILGGAIGSIIHRMRTEMSWIAFFKSVVVSIFISVCVGIACKDYLKITNENIVFALCGLSGVFSKLILDEIEQIIKLASVYVKSKITKG, encoded by the coding sequence GTGCAAGAAATATACGATTACGCATTCGATTTTATGAAAAAATTCAGCCCATACATATTAGGGGGTGCAATTGGTTCCATCATTCACAGAATGAGAACGGAGATGTCTTGGATTGCTTTTTTTAAATCGGTTGTCGTGTCGATTTTCATTTCAGTATGTGTGGGGATTGCTTGTAAAGATTATCTCAAAATAACAAATGAGAATATAGTATTCGCTTTATGTGGTCTGTCCGGAGTGTTCTCAAAACTCATCTTAGACGAAATCGAGCAAATAATTAAACTGGCTTCGGTATATGTGAAGTCAAAAATTACAAAAGGGTAA
- a CDS encoding phage tail tape measure protein: MSNTLSYMIQINSNVDKANNSFNKFSNNVLGSIDKVQKRLNAVNMNAFIQNVSAAADGINSMNDPGMKLSSSLAELKAITGVTGNGLKEIEGYARQNAKTFGGSAADGVESYKLLLSQLTPELAKQPKALQAMGNSVSVLSKQMKGDNAAAAEVLTTAMNQYGVSLDDPIRASKDMSSMMNIMSKAAADGSAELPSIKSALEQSGLAAKTANVSFAETNAAIQVLDKAGKKGAEGGVALRNVLATLSEGRFLPKDVKAELKAAGVDVNALTDKSKTLKQRLDPLNKVMGDQALVTKLFGKENSAAAIALIQGRNSMDTLTKSVQGSNDAYRQAADIMKAPEEKNKRLQAQIDNFKISLFNGTNGWLGYANVLGNTARDFSNLMPILEGGGKLFSIMTSATKLQALWTGIVSGATSVWTGVQAGFNAVMAMNPVVLIVAGVIALVGTIALVISKTEGWGNAWKHTVTGAKLLFTAYVQTAKAQFNLLVNGFMIGINKIQIAWYKFKNVVGLGNKAENTAQIGQLNAQVEARKKSITDGYKKAGNTAMQAAGEFKAAYDSVKWKKEKKAKTDNGIAAPGIPGTDFGKGGASGLGGGGSDKMKKSNESVATGGTKHNYITIKIEELIGLKADNVSGGKDTAKQSGEGVIDELLRTLAMAGSATR, from the coding sequence ATGAGCAATACTTTAAGCTATATGATTCAAATCAACAGCAATGTTGATAAGGCTAATAATAGCTTTAATAAGTTTTCAAATAACGTTCTTGGAAGTATTGACAAAGTTCAAAAGCGACTAAATGCCGTCAATATGAACGCCTTCATACAAAATGTAAGTGCGGCCGCTGATGGAATTAATAGCATGAATGATCCTGGAATGAAGTTGAGTTCTAGTCTTGCCGAATTGAAAGCAATTACAGGTGTCACAGGTAATGGCTTAAAAGAAATTGAGGGTTACGCCCGTCAAAATGCAAAAACCTTTGGTGGTTCTGCTGCGGATGGAGTCGAATCCTACAAACTTTTGCTTTCTCAATTAACGCCTGAATTAGCAAAACAACCCAAAGCTTTACAGGCTATGGGTAATTCTGTTAGTGTGTTGTCCAAACAAATGAAAGGAGACAATGCAGCAGCTGCGGAAGTTCTTACAACGGCTATGAATCAATATGGAGTGTCGCTGGATGATCCAATCAGAGCATCCAAAGACATGTCTTCAATGATGAATATTATGTCGAAAGCGGCTGCCGATGGTTCTGCAGAGCTTCCAAGCATTAAAAGCGCTTTGGAACAATCAGGATTAGCTGCCAAAACAGCCAATGTCTCATTTGCTGAAACTAACGCAGCTATTCAGGTTTTGGATAAAGCCGGAAAAAAAGGAGCTGAAGGCGGTGTCGCTTTACGAAATGTATTGGCCACATTATCAGAAGGCCGTTTTTTGCCAAAAGACGTAAAAGCAGAATTGAAAGCGGCAGGTGTTGACGTCAATGCACTAACCGACAAAAGCAAAACTTTGAAACAACGCTTAGATCCATTAAACAAAGTAATGGGGGATCAGGCTTTGGTTACCAAGTTGTTTGGAAAAGAAAATAGCGCGGCTGCCATTGCATTGATCCAAGGAAGAAATTCTATGGACACTTTGACAAAATCCGTGCAGGGTTCTAACGATGCGTATCGTCAGGCGGCGGACATCATGAAAGCGCCGGAAGAAAAAAATAAACGTCTCCAGGCACAGATAGATAATTTTAAAATATCGCTATTTAATGGTACCAATGGATGGTTAGGTTATGCCAATGTCTTGGGAAATACCGCTAGAGACTTTTCAAACTTAATGCCAATATTGGAGGGTGGCGGAAAATTATTTTCCATTATGACAAGTGCCACAAAGCTTCAAGCATTATGGACTGGCATCGTTTCAGGAGCTACAAGTGTGTGGACAGGAGTTCAAGCGGGCTTTAATGCAGTTATGGCAATGAATCCAGTTGTTTTGATTGTTGCCGGTGTTATAGCTCTTGTGGGGACAATTGCCTTGGTGATTTCTAAGACTGAAGGATGGGGCAATGCGTGGAAACATACGGTTACAGGGGCAAAGCTTTTGTTTACAGCTTATGTGCAAACGGCAAAAGCGCAATTCAACTTATTGGTCAATGGGTTTATGATTGGTATTAATAAGATTCAGATTGCCTGGTACAAGTTTAAGAATGTTGTTGGTTTAGGCAATAAAGCTGAAAACACTGCGCAAATAGGACAGCTCAACGCCCAAGTTGAAGCCCGTAAAAAGTCAATTACTGACGGGTACAAAAAAGCGGGTAACACCGCAATGCAGGCGGCGGGTGAGTTTAAGGCTGCTTACGATTCCGTAAAATGGAAAAAGGAAAAGAAAGCCAAAACTGATAACGGTATTGCAGCACCTGGAATACCCGGAACCGATTTTGGAAAAGGAGGTGCCAGTGGTTTGGGCGGTGGTGGTTCTGACAAGATGAAAAAGAGCAATGAATCTGTAGCCACAGGTGGAACCAAGCACAACTACATTACCATCAAAATTGAAGAATTAATTGGTTTAAAAGCTGACAATGTAAGTGGTGGAAAAGACACGGCAAAACAATCAGGTGAAGGCGTAATAGATGAACTATTAAGGACTTTAGCAATGGCAGGAAGTGCCACAAGATAA